In Selenomonadales bacterium, the sequence CGCTCCGTCACCAAGACGCACAGCGCCAATCCGCACGCCTTCACCTCGCCTGCATGGGGCGCACTCGGCTACGCAGACGAAGACCGCATCGTATGGCGCGCTCGTCCATTCATGCGCGAACATATCACGACCGACACGCTCGTCGAAGATGTCTACCTCGTCAAAATGGCGACAGGTCAAGACGACCTTCTCCTGCGCTGTCTTATCGAAAAACGCGTCAGCGGTATCGTCCTCGAAGGCTTCGGCCGCGGCAATATCCCGCCCGCCTGCCGTCAAGCTGTCATCGACGCCATCAAAGCAGGTATCCCCGTCGTCCTCACCACGCGCGTCCACGCAGGCAGAGTTCTTCCCGTCTACGGCTACGAAGGCGGCGCGGCAGACCTCCTTCAGCACGGCATCATCCTCGCAGGCGACCTCACCGCACAGCAGGCGCGCCTCAAGCTCATGTGCGCCCTGCCGAACGCGAACAGCCTTGACGACGTGCGTACCTACTTTGATAACGAATAACATATGACGAAAGACACCTTTTGAAAAGGTGTCTTTTTTTGTCCCCGAATGTGCGTTTTGCATAAACTATCCGCAAGGGGGAAATCGTATGAATAAGAAAAACTGCTCTGTATCCGAGTGGGAAGAGATGCTCTGCAATGCGCGGTCTATCGCACGCAGAAGCTCCAATCTGACAGCGTCTGCCGCCAATTCGACGGTATTGTTCGCGCTCTTCGTCTTAGAGCGCAAACTGCTCGACACACTATGCGACCCGACTGCCACGCTCGATGATATCCTGCTCATCACCGACAGTATCGCCGCGCTCAATGATACGATCACGCTGTACAACATACCGCTCGACACGACTTGACCGACATGGGGAGGGACGCGCTTTGCGATGGCTTGACAGATTTCGTGTACGCTGGAATGACCGCATCAGTACGCTCGTCGCCGTCACGACACTTCTCCTCGCAGGCTGCACGACACTTGCCACCTTCCAGTCATCATCTTACGAAAGCGACGCG encodes:
- a CDS encoding asparaginase; this encodes RSVTKTHSANPHAFTSPAWGALGYADEDRIVWRARPFMREHITTDTLVEDVYLVKMATGQDDLLLRCLIEKRVSGIVLEGFGRGNIPPACRQAVIDAIKAGIPVVLTTRVHAGRVLPVYGYEGGAADLLQHGIILAGDLTAQQARLKLMCALPNANSLDDVRTYFDNE